A single genomic interval of Rhododendron vialii isolate Sample 1 chromosome 3a, ASM3025357v1 harbors:
- the LOC131318679 gene encoding glycerol-3-phosphate dehydrogenase SDP6, mitochondrial-like isoform X2 has translation MAHFIRLRATKAAAVAVASGGTYAFLRDPSVSANDRGGGGGPALESFRSKIGDPYAVVPPRAVQESALIGASPANPLDILVVGGGATGCGVALDAATRGLRVGLVEREDFSSGTSSRSTKLLHGGVRYLEKAVFNFDYGQLKLVFHALEERKQVIENAPHLCHALPCMTPCFEWFEVVYFWMGLKLYDLVAGPRLLHLSRYYSAQESVELFPTLARKGRDKTLKGTVVYYDGQMNDSRLNVGLACTAALAGAAVLNHAEVISFLKDEGSERITGARVRDSLTGKEFDTYAKVVVNAAGPFCDSLRKMANNDAKPMICPSSGVHIVLPDYYSPEGMGLIVPKTKDGRVVFMLPWLGRTVAGTTDSNTNITMLPEPHEDEIQFILDAICDYLNVKVRRVDVLSAWSGIRPLAMDPRAKNTESISRDHVVCEDYPGLVTITGGKWTTYRSMAEDAVDAAIKSGKLSPGNKCLTYNLCLVGGEGWDPASFTVLAQQYVRMKKTYGGKVVPGVMDTATAKHLSHAYGTLAERVAAIAQNENLGKRLAHGYPFLEAEVAYCARHEYCESAIDFIARRSRLAFLDTDAAGRALPRIIQILAVEHKWDKSRQKQEVQMAIQFLETFKSSKNAQFHDGKHK, from the exons atGGCCCACTTCATTCGCCTCCGCGCCACCAAAGCCGCCGCTGTCGCCGTCGCGTCCGGCGGCACTTACGCCTTTCTCCGCGACCCCTCCGTCTCCGCCAACGAccgcggcggcggtggtgggcCCGCCCTGGAGTCCTTCCGGAGCAAGATTGGCGACCCCTACGCCGTCGTCCCCCCGAGGGCAGTCCAGGAGTCGGCCTTGATTGGCGCCAGCCCCGCCAATCCGCTCGACATTCTCGTCGTCGGCGGTGGGGCCACCGGATGCGGCGTCGCACTCGACGCCGCGACGAGAGGCCTACGCGTGGGACTCGTCGAGAGAGAGGACTTCTCGTCTGGGACCTCTTCACGATCAACTAAACTACTTCATGGAG GAGTTCGGTACTTGGAGAAAGCAGTGTTTAATTTCGACTACGGACAATTGAAGCTCGTATTCCATGCCCTTGAGGAGCGTAAACAGGTTATTGAGAATGCTCCACACCTATGTCATGCTTTGCCATGCATGACACCATGTTTTGAATGGTTTGAGGTAGTGTACTTCTGGATGGGCTTGAAACTATATGATCTGGTCGCAGGACCACGGCTGCTGCACCTGTCAAGATATTATTCTGCTCAAGAGTCTGTTGAACTCTTCCCAACTCTTGCAAGGAAGGGTCGAGATAAAACCTTGAAGGGCACAGTGGTTTATTACGATGGTCAAATGAATGACTCCAGACTCAATGTTGGTTTAGCGTGCACGGCTGCATTAGCAGGTGCAGCAGTGCTTAACCATGCTGAAGTCATATCCTTTCTAAAAGATGAAGGAAGCGAGCGGATAACGGGAGCTCGTGTTCGAGACAGTCTGACAG GGAAAGAGTTTGATACTTATGCAAAAGTTGTCGTGAATGCGGCTGGGCCATTTTGTGATTCTTTGAGGAAAATGGCTAACAATGATGCAAAACCAATGATCTGTCCAAGCAGTGGTGTACATATCGTGCTACCTGATTACTATTCTCCTGAGGGAATGGGCTTAATTGTTCCCAAAACAAAAGATGGCCGTGTTGTCTTTATGCTGCCGTGGCTGGGCAGAACAGTTGCTGGCACCACAGATTCAAACACCAACATTACAATGCTTCCAGAACCACATGAGGATGAGATTCAATTTATACTGGATGCCATATGTGACTACCTTAATGTTAAG GTACGGCGTGTAGATGTTCTCTCTGCTTGGAGTGGTATCCGACCATTGGCAATGGATCCTAGAGCAAAGAACACTGAGAGCATTTCCAGGGATCATGTGGTGTGTGAAGACTACCCGGGTTTAGTCACAATCACTGGTGGAAAGTGGACTACATATAGAAG CATGGCAGAAGATGCAGTTGATGCAGCTATAAAGTCCGGAAAGCTGAGCCCTGGCAACAAATGTTTGACATACAATCTATGTCTTGTTGGTGGGGAAGGATGGGACCCTGCATCTTTTACAGTGCTTGCCCAACAATATGTCCGCATGAAGAAGACATATGGTGGTAAAGTTGTTCCGGGAGTAATGGACACTGCTACAGCAAAGCATTTGTCCCATGCGTATGGTACTTTGGCTGAACGAGTAGCTGCCATTGCTCAG AATGAAAATTTGGGGAAGCGACTTGCCCATGGATACCCCTTTCTAGAAGCCGAGGTTGCATACTGTGCTCGCCATGAGTACTGTGAATCGGCCATAGATTTCATTGCGAGGAGATCTCGCCTTGCTTTCCTTGACACTGATGCAGCAGGCCGGGCATTGCCCCGCATAATCCAGATACTGGCTGTTGAACACAAATGGGACAAGTCAAGGCAGAAGCAAGAAGTACAAATGGCTATACAGTTTTTGGAAACATTCAAGTCATCAAAAAATGCTCAGTTTCACGACGGAAAGCACAAATAG
- the LOC131318679 gene encoding glycerol-3-phosphate dehydrogenase SDP6, mitochondrial-like isoform X1, with translation MAHFIRLRATKAAAVAVASGGTYAFLRDPSVSANDRGGGGGPALESFRSKIGDPYAVVPPRAVQESALIGASPANPLDILVVGGGATGCGVALDAATRGLRVGLVEREDFSSGTSSRSTKLLHGGVRYLEKAVFNFDYGQLKLVFHALEERKQVIENAPHLCHALPCMTPCFEWFEVVYFWMGLKLYDLVAGPRLLHLSRYYSAQESVELFPTLARKGRDKTLKGTVVYYDGQMNDSRLNVGLACTAALAGAAVLNHAEVISFLKDEGSERITGARVRDSLTGKEFDTYAKVVVNAAGPFCDSLRKMANNDAKPMICPSSGVHIVLPDYYSPEGMGLIVPKTKDGRVVFMLPWLGRTVAGTTDSNTNITMLPEPHEDEIQFILDAICDYLNVKVRRVDVLSAWSGIRPLAMDPRAKNTESISRDHVVCEDYPGLVTITGGKWTTYRSMAEDAVDAAIKSGKLSPGNKCLTYNLCLVGGEGWDPASFTVLAQQYVRMKKTYGGKVVPGVMDTATAKHLSHAYGTLAERVAAIAQNENLGKRLAHGYPFLEAEVAYCARHEYCESAIDFIARRSRLAFLDTDAAGRALPRIIQILAVEHKWDKSRQKQEVQMAIQFLETFKSSKNAQFHDGKHK, from the exons atGGCCCACTTCATTCGCCTCCGCGCCACCAAAGCCGCCGCTGTCGCCGTCGCGTCCGGCGGCACTTACGCCTTTCTCCGCGACCCCTCCGTCTCCGCCAACGAccgcggcggcggtggtgggcCCGCCCTGGAGTCCTTCCGGAGCAAGATTGGCGACCCCTACGCCGTCGTCCCCCCGAGGGCAGTCCAGGAGTCGGCCTTGATTGGCGCCAGCCCCGCCAATCCGCTCGACATTCTCGTCGTCGGCGGTGGGGCCACCGGATGCGGCGTCGCACTCGACGCCGCGACGAGAGGCCTACGCGTGGGACTCGTCGAGAGAGAGGACTTCTCGTCTGGGACCTCTTCACGATCAACTAAACTACTTCATGGAG GAGTTCGGTACTTGGAGAAAGCAGTGTTTAATTTCGACTACGGACAATTGAAGCTCGTATTCCATGCCCTTGAGGAGCGTAAACAGGTTATTGAGAATGCTCCACACCTATGTCATGCTTTGCCATGCATGACACCATGTTTTGAATGGTTTGAGGTAGTGTACTTCTGGATGGGCTTGAAACTATATGATCTGGTCGCAGGACCACGGCTGCTGCACCTGTCAAGATATTATTCTGCTCAAGAGTCTGTTGAACTCTTCCCAACTCTTGCAAGGAAGGGTCGAGATAAAACCTTGAAGGGCACAGTGGTTTATTACGATGGTCAAATGAATGACTCCAGACTCAATGTTGGTTTAGCGTGCACGGCTGCATTAGCAGGTGCAGCAGTGCTTAACCATGCTGAAGTCATATCCTTTCTAAAAGATGAAGGAAGCGAGCGGATAACGGGAGCTCGTGTTCGAGACAGTCTGACAG GGAAAGAGTTTGATACTTATGCAAAAGTTGTCGTGAATGCGGCTGGGCCATTTTGTGATTCTTTGAGGAAAATGGCTAACAATGATGCAAAACCAATGATCTGTCCAAGCAGTGGTGTACATATCGTGCTACCTGATTACTATTCTCCTGAGGGAATGGGCTTAATTGTTCCCAAAACAAAAGATGGCCGTGTTGTCTTTATGCTGCCGTGGCTGGGCAGAACAGTTGCTGGCACCACAGATTCAAACACCAACATTACAATGCTTCCAGAACCACATGAGGATGAGATTCAATTTATACTGGATGCCATATGTGACTACCTTAATGTTAAG GTACGGCGTGTAGATGTTCTCTCTGCTTGGAGTGGTATCCGACCATTGGCAATGGATCCTAGAGCAAAGAACACTGAGAGCATTTCCAGGGATCATGTGGTGTGTGAAGACTACCCGGGTTTAGTCACAATCACTGGTGGAAAGTGGACTACATATAGAAG CATGGCAGAAGATGCAGTTGATGCAGCTATAAAGTCCGGAAAGCTGAGCCCTGGCAACAAATGTTTGACATACAATCTATGTCTTGTTGGTGGGGAAGGATGGGACCCTGCATCTTTTACAGTGCTTGCCCAACAATATGTCCGCATGAAGAAGACATATGGTGGTAAAGTTGTTCCGGGAGTAATGGACACTGCTACAGCAAAGCATTTGTCCCATGCGTATGGTACTTTGGCTGAACGAGTAGCTGCCATTGCTCAG AATGAAAATTTGGGGAAGCGACTTGCCCATGGATACCCCTTTCTAGAAGCCGAGGTTGCATACTGTGCTCGCCATGAGTACTGTGAATCGGCCATAGATTTCATTGCGAGGAGATCTCGCCTTGCTTTCCTTGACACTGATGCAGCAGGCCGGGCATTGCCCCGCATAATCCAGATACTGGCTGTTGAACACAAATGGGACAAGTCAAGGCAGAAGCAAGAAGTACAAATGGCTATACAGTTTTTGGAAACATTCAAGTCATCAAAAAATGCTCAGTTTCACGACGGAAAGCACAAATA G